In the genome of Parus major isolate Abel chromosome 2, Parus_major1.1, whole genome shotgun sequence, one region contains:
- the KAT2B gene encoding histone acetyltransferase KAT2B codes for FXKAQLRAAPRAKKLEKLGVYSACKAEESCKCNGWKNPNPPATPPRAELQQAAVSLAEPCRSCSHALAAHVSHLENVSEEEMNRLLGIVLDVEYLFTCVHKEEDADTKQVYFYLFKLLRKCILQMGKPVVEGSLESPPFEKPSIEQGVNNFVQYKFSHLPSKERQTIVELAKMFLNRINYWHLETPSQRRLRSPNDDIAGYKVNYTRWLCYCNVPQFCDSLPRYETTQVFGRTLLRSVFTVMRRQLLEQARQEKDKLPQEKRTLILTHFPKFLSMLEEEVYSQNSPIWDQDFMVSSSRTGQLGIQTVISPPPVAKSVAYSASPSSLEQSNSGNMSPACKVSSALDPNLGEKRKNNEPYSLEDSKRPRVVGDIPIELINEVMSTITDPAAMLGPETNFLSAHSARDEAARLEERRGVIEFHVVGNSLNQKPNKKIMMWLVGLQNVFSHQLPRMPKEYITRLVFDPKHKTLALIKDGRVIGGICFRMFPSQGFTEIVFCAVTSNEQVKGYGTHLMNHLKEYHIKHNILNFLTYADEYAIGYFKKQGFSKDIKVPKAKYVGYIKDYEGATLMGCELNPRIPYTEFSVIIKKQKEIIKKLIERKQAQIRKVYPGLSCFKDGVRQIPIESIPGIRETGWKPSGKERGKEAKDPDQLYSTLKTILQQVKSHQSAWPFMEPVKRTEAPGYYEVIRFPMDLKTMSERLKNRYYVSKKLFMADLQRVFTNCREYNPPESEYYKCANILEKFFYTKIKEAGLIDK; via the exons ctGCTCATGTTTCTCACCTGGAGAATGTGTCTGAAGAAGAAATGAACAGGCTTCTGGGGATTGTGTTGGATGTGGAATATCTATTCACCTGTGTCCACAAAGAAGAAGATGCAGATACCAAGCAAGTTTATTTCTACCTGTTCAAA cttttgaGGAAGTGCATTTTGCAGATGGGAAAACCTGTAGTAGAAGGATCTTTGGAAAGTCCCCCATTTGAGAAACCTAGCATTGAACAG GGTGTGAATAATTTTGTGCAGTACAAATTTAGCCACTTACCCTCGAAGGAAAGGCAAACAATAGTGGAGCTGGCTAAAATGTTTCTGAACCGCATTAACTACTGGCACCTGGAGACACCTTCTCAGCGAAGACTAAGATCACCCAATGATGATATTGCGGGGTATAAAGTGAATTATACCAG gTGGCTTTGTTACTGCAATGTCCCTCAGTTTTGTGACAGTCTACCTCGGTATGAAACCACCCAGGTTTTTGGTAGGACATTGCTTCGCTCTGTTTTTACTGTAATGAGACGACAACTGCTGGAGCAGGCCAGGCAAGAAAAAGACAAGCTTCCTCAAGAAAAACGAACACTAATCCTCACTCATTTTCCAAA GTTTCTCTCTATGCTGGAAGAAGAAGTGTACAGCCAGAATTCTCCCATTTGGGATCAGGATTTCATGGTGTCTAGTTCCCGAACTGGCCAGCTGGGAATCCAGACAG TTATCAGTCCACCTCCTGTTGCAAAATCTGTTGCATACAGTGCAAGTCCTTCATCTCTGGAGCAGTCCAACAGTGGGAACATGAGTCCAGCTTGTAAAGTTTCTTCTGCCCTTGACCCAAACTTAG gggaaaagagaaaaaataatgagcCCTATTCTCTGGAGGATTCTAAAAGACCAAGGGTTGTAGGAGATATCCCTATTGAGTTAATCAACGAAGTAATGTCAACAATTACAGATCCTGCAGCAATGCTTGGGCCAGAG ACCAACTTTCTCTCGGCACACTCGGCCCGGGACGAGGCAGCGAGGCTGGAGGAGCGCAGGGGGGTGATTGAATTCCATGTGGTTGGCAACTCCCTGAACCAGAAGCCCAACAAGAAGATCATGATGTGGCTGGTTGGTTTGCAGAATGTGTTCTCCCATCAGCTGCCTCGAATGCCGAAGGAATACATCACCCGCTTGGTCTTTGATCC GAAACATAAAACCCTTGCATTAATAAAAGATGGTCGTGTTATCGGTGGTATCTGTTTCCGGATGTTCCCCTCCCAAGGATTTACAGAgattgttttctgtgctgtgactTCCAATGAGCAAGTCAAG GGTTATGGGACTCACCTAATGAACCATCTGAAGGAGTACCACATCAAACACAACATTCTCAACTTTCTCACATATGCAGATGAATATGCTATTGGCTATTTCAAGAAACAA GGTTTCTCCAAAGATATTAAAGtaccaaaagcaaaatatgttgGCTACATCAAGGATTATGAGGGTGCCACATTAATGGGATGTGAATTAAATCCAAGGATCCCCTACACCGAATTTTCTGTCATcatcaaaaagcaaaaagag ATCATTAAAAAGCTCATAGAAAGGAAGCAAGCTCAAATAAGAAAAGTTTATCCTGGCCTTTCTTGCTTCAAAGATGGAGTACGGCAGATTCCTATAGAAAGCATTCCTGGAATTA GAGAGACTGGCTGGAAACcaagtggaaaagaaagagg TAAGGAGGCCAAGGATCCAGATCAACTTTACAGCACATTAAAAACCATCCTGCAGCAAGTGAAG AGCCATCAAAGCGCTTGGCCCTTCATGGAACCCGTGAAGAGAACAGAAGCTCCTGGATATTATGAAGTTATAAGGTTTCCCATGG atCTCAAAACAATGAGTGAGCGACTCAAGAACAGGTACTACGTGTCTAAGAAATTATTCATGGCAGACTTGCAGCGAGTCTTTACAAACTGCAGAGAGTACAACCCCCCCGAGAGTGAATACTACAAATGTGCCAATATACTGGAGAAATTCTTCtacacaaaaattaaagaagcTGGATTAATTGACAAGTGA
- the SGO1 gene encoding LOW QUALITY PROTEIN: shugoshin 1 (The sequence of the model RefSeq protein was modified relative to this genomic sequence to represent the inferred CDS: inserted 2 bases in 1 codon), which yields MADYSRKSFKDSLSDIKQRMREKRAQKLSRLGKPTQFSTVKARRATNKSNKMKIIQANNRDLALSLQEQKLKLREAEATILQLKKDYYTLKAQMLVLQRNHRFQQEQGHMENSLSALNEIISKVSQSLLDSVTALGTAKNLCSIDMNQRVLSSGPGNSCSVTGPIHSIEPLKCVLQDSPVLPSEMEADGDRNSLPEKASDSDISFTKIIPSKGQPSDFHLNNTEPELENVSSSVKFGLGRMLPKNVSTRRHFSKIRNLDVMCTHVLDHLETPDSVEELSEQSEIRLEEGLEECATENISAAVPHLNESKVHSELAELRQKNTETTQFKLKRNSDLKQPECKNKKKKRKKEKRQKGKQEWPLSSQQRPRKLSKEASKENLNFLGDISDAYDFHLEESVHLTPFRQNKESNSDTEEEDKEDSTETSTIESSSTAGDSDDSLYEPYKSKSKKRQSSVDEDPMPSIHPRPRSKRCLAQREQKLCHEEETENNKSSNKSIRQPSEPSRGHLCDVTNTAAVLPSTGNAEIVPEGEGLESPKRKRRSCTVTVNYKEPSIAGKLRRGDPFTDTMFLCSPIFKVKKDAKRHSHKXLKKYNEKLVSCL from the exons ATGGCAGACTACTCGAGGAAGTCCTTCAAAGACAGTCTGAGTGATATAAAACAACgtatgagagagaaaagagctCAGAAGTTGTCAAGGCTGGGTAAACCTACCCAGTTCTCCACCGTAAAGGCCAGAAGAGCAA CCAACAAATCCAACAAAATGAAGATCATTCAAGCAAACAACAGAGATCTGGCTCTGTCCTTGCAAGAACAGAAGCTCAAACTGAGGGAAGCTGAAGCTACAATTCTTCAGCTAAAGAAAGATTATTACACTTTGAAGGCTCAGATGCTTGTCTTGCAAAGAAATCACAGGTTCCAGCAAGAACAAGGACACATGgag AATTCACTGTCAGCCTTGAACGAGATAATTTCCAAAGTCTCTCAGAGTTTACTGGACTCAGTCACTGCTCTTGGCACAGCAAAGAATTTGTGTTCCATAGACATG AATCAAAGAGTGCTTTCTTCAGGTCCTGGAAACAGTTGCAGTGTCACAGGACCAATACATTCAAT AGAACCTCTAAAGTGTGTTCTTCAAGATAGTCCTGTACTTCCAAGTGAGATGGAAGCTGATGGTGACAGAAATTCTTTGCCAGAGAAAGCATCTGACAGTGACATTTCCTTTACCAAAATAATTCCAAGCAAAG GACAGCCATCTGATTTTCATCTGAACAacacagagccagagctggaaaatgtttcttcaaGTGTAAAGTTTGGACTTGGTAGGATGTTACCAAAAAATGTATCCACCAGACGTCACTTTTCAAAGATAAGGAACCTTGATGTAATGTGTACTCATGTCTTGGACCATTTAGAAACACCTGATTCAGTAGAAGAACTTTCTGAACAGAGTGAAATTAGGCTTGAGGAAGGTCTAGAGGAGTGTGCTACAGAAAATATAAGTGCAGCTGTTCCTCACTTGAATGAAAGCAAGGTCCATTCAGAGCTGGCAGAGTTGaggcagaaaaatactgaaactaCACAGTTCAAATTAAAACGTAATTCTGATCTTAAACAACCAGagtgtaaaaacaaaaaaaagaaacgaAAGAAAGAAAAGCgccagaaaggaaaacaggaatggCCACTTAGTTCCCAACAAAGACCAAGAAAACTGAGTAAAGAAGCTTCtaaagaaaacctgaatttcttGGGTGACATCAGTGATGCTTATGACTTTCATTTGGAAGAGAGTGTCCATCTTACACCTTTTCGACAAAACAAGGAGAGCAATAGCGATACTGAAGAGGAGGATAAAGAAGACTCAACTGAAACCAGTACCATTGAGTCAAGCAGTACTGCAGGTGACTCAGATGACAGCCTCTATGAGCCTTACAAGAGTAAAtcaaagaaaaggcaaagttCAGTGGATGAGGACCCTATGCCATCAATCCATCCAAGGCCAAGATCTAAAAGATGCTTGGCACAGCGTGAGCAGAAGCTCTGTCATgaagaagagactgaaaacaacaaatcaaGTAATAAGTCTATTA GGCAGCCTTCTGAGCCATCTCGTGGGCATCTCTGTGATGTTACCAATACAGCTGCAGtgctccccagcactgggaatgcAGAAATTGTCCCTGAAGGTGAAGGACTTGAGTCTCCAAAACGCAAGCGGCGAAGCTGTACTGTTACTGTGAACTACAAAGAACCAAGTATTGCAGG gaaaCTGAGGAGAGGAGATCCATTTACAGATACAATGTTCCTGTGTTCTCCAATTTTCAAGGTGAAAAAAGACGCTAAACGACATTCTCataa actgaaaaaatacaatGAGAAATTGGTTAGTTGTCTTTGA